A genomic segment from Alkalilimnicola ehrlichii MLHE-1 encodes:
- a CDS encoding 3'-5' exonuclease yields MNVLVFDIETVPDVVGGRRLLGLDPSLSDQEVAEAMMALRRQSAGTDFQRLHLHRIVAISIAADLDRHGFRVWSLGDPEDDEAELIRRFFDGVERYAPRLVSWNGGGFDLPVLHYRALLHGITARRYWDSGQEDRDFRFNNYLNRFHDRHTDLMDVLAGYQARANAPLDEIATLLGYPGKMGMSGGKVWEAVQAGELGAVRDYCETDVLNTYLVWLRYQLMRGRLTPEGLQAEEGRVKEALRGDGRPHLQAFLAAWEGDDHGA; encoded by the coding sequence ATGAATGTGCTCGTCTTTGATATCGAAACCGTACCCGATGTGGTGGGCGGCCGTCGCCTCCTCGGGCTGGACCCGAGTCTTTCCGACCAGGAGGTGGCCGAGGCCATGATGGCCCTGCGGCGGCAGAGTGCCGGGACCGACTTCCAGCGCCTGCACCTGCACCGGATCGTTGCCATCTCCATCGCCGCCGACCTGGACCGGCACGGCTTTCGGGTCTGGTCGCTGGGGGACCCGGAGGATGACGAGGCAGAGCTGATCCGCCGCTTCTTTGACGGCGTTGAACGCTATGCGCCCCGGCTCGTCTCCTGGAACGGCGGTGGTTTCGACCTGCCCGTGCTGCACTACCGGGCGCTGCTGCATGGGATCACCGCCCGCCGCTACTGGGACAGCGGCCAGGAGGACCGCGATTTCCGCTTCAACAACTACCTCAACCGGTTTCACGACCGCCATACTGACCTGATGGACGTGCTGGCCGGGTACCAGGCCCGGGCCAATGCGCCGCTGGACGAGATCGCCACCCTGCTGGGCTATCCGGGCAAGATGGGGATGAGCGGGGGCAAGGTCTGGGAGGCGGTGCAGGCCGGGGAGCTGGGCGCGGTTCGCGACTACTGCGAGACGGATGTGCTCAACACCTACCTGGTCTGGCTGCGCTATCAGCTCATGCGCGGCCGGCTCACCCCGGAAGGGCTGCAGGCCGAGGAGGGGCGGGTCAAAGAGGCCCTGCGCGGCGACGGCCGCCCCCACCTGCAGGCCTTCCTCGCCGCCTGGGAGGGGGACGACCATGGGGCGTAG
- the rlmD gene encoding 23S rRNA (uracil(1939)-C(5))-methyltransferase RlmD — MGRRRRRLPREPFEIAITGLSHEGRGIAHHDERTLFVHGALPGERVRAVYTKRRRSVAEARVVEVVSPAPERIAPHCPHFGVCGGCSLQHLTPERQVELKQSVLMEQFHHMGGVQPERVLAPLTGAPWGYRRKARLAVKHVPRKGGVLVGFREKHSPFVAEMDRCPVLDPRVGERLTELGRLIEGLSIPDRVPQIEVALGDETGALVFRNLAPLTAADLNRLAGFARDSGLAVYQQPGNEATMALVHDPVGRRLDYALPGHGVRLGFRPGDFTQVNAEINRAMVDQALDLLAVEPGQRVLDLFCGLGNFTLPLARRASEVVGVEGAEALVERGRENALRNGLDNVRFYGADLTLAAADQPWATGGFDRVLLDPPRSGAFEVLGLVAALGPKRIVYVSCGPATLARDAGELVHRHGYRLTAAGVMDMFPHTAHVESMAVFQREAQD; from the coding sequence ATGGGGCGTAGGCGGCGGCGCCTCCCGCGGGAGCCCTTCGAGATAGCGATCACCGGCCTGTCCCACGAGGGGCGCGGCATCGCCCACCACGACGAACGCACGCTGTTCGTGCACGGTGCCCTGCCGGGTGAGCGGGTGCGGGCGGTCTATACCAAGCGTCGGCGCAGCGTCGCCGAGGCCCGGGTGGTGGAGGTGGTGTCGCCCGCCCCGGAGCGCATCGCGCCCCATTGTCCCCATTTCGGGGTCTGTGGCGGCTGCAGCCTGCAGCATCTCACCCCGGAGCGGCAGGTGGAGCTCAAGCAATCGGTGCTGATGGAGCAGTTCCACCATATGGGGGGCGTGCAACCGGAGCGCGTGCTGGCCCCGCTCACCGGCGCACCGTGGGGGTATCGACGCAAGGCGCGCCTGGCGGTCAAGCACGTGCCCCGCAAGGGGGGGGTCCTGGTGGGGTTCCGGGAGAAGCACAGCCCCTTTGTCGCGGAGATGGACCGCTGCCCGGTGCTCGACCCACGGGTGGGGGAACGGCTCACCGAGCTCGGGCGCCTGATCGAGGGGCTCTCCATCCCCGACCGGGTGCCGCAGATTGAGGTGGCCCTGGGCGACGAGACCGGTGCCCTGGTCTTCCGAAACCTGGCGCCCTTGACCGCGGCGGACCTCAACCGCCTCGCCGGTTTCGCCCGCGACAGTGGCCTGGCGGTCTATCAGCAGCCGGGTAACGAGGCGACCATGGCCCTGGTGCACGACCCGGTGGGCCGGCGATTGGACTACGCTCTGCCAGGGCATGGCGTGCGCCTGGGCTTCCGGCCCGGCGACTTCACCCAGGTCAATGCCGAGATCAACCGGGCTATGGTGGATCAGGCGCTGGATCTGCTGGCGGTGGAGCCGGGGCAGCGGGTCCTGGACCTGTTCTGCGGCTTGGGTAATTTCACCCTGCCGCTGGCCCGGCGGGCCAGCGAAGTGGTCGGTGTGGAGGGGGCCGAGGCGCTGGTGGAACGCGGCCGGGAGAACGCCCTGCGCAACGGCCTGGATAACGTCCGCTTTTACGGGGCCGACCTCACCCTCGCTGCGGCCGATCAACCCTGGGCGACCGGCGGCTTCGACCGGGTGCTGTTGGATCCGCCGCGGTCTGGCGCCTTCGAGGTGCTGGGGTTGGTGGCGGCCCTCGGGCCGAAGCGGATCGTCTACGTCTCCTGTGGCCCGGCCACCCTGGCCCGCGATGCCGGCGAGCTGGTGCACCGGCACGGCTACCGGCTGACCGCCGCCG